Proteins from a single region of Pseudarthrobacter sp. NIBRBAC000502772:
- the pgl gene encoding 6-phosphogluconolactonase, translating to MAAIAARLITKLVDVQDKHGEATVVLTGGTVGIGTLKAVADSPAAPAVDWSKVNFWWGDERFVAADHPDRNTRQAFAALLSSIPVDPARINQPASSDDFDTPEEAAADYARRLREAAQAEHAADMSDDRPDEPGVLPRLDVVLLGVGPDAHIASLFPEQGGIREKERTVVGVRNSPKPPPQRISLTLPAINTAAEVWMVVAGEDKAGAVGLALAGANPVQVPAAGPRGTSRTLWLIDENAASRVPQQLVRKDAAGA from the coding sequence ATGGCCGCCATTGCGGCCCGCCTGATCACCAAGCTGGTGGATGTGCAGGACAAGCACGGTGAGGCCACGGTGGTGCTGACCGGCGGCACAGTCGGCATCGGAACGCTGAAGGCTGTTGCGGATTCTCCGGCAGCGCCGGCCGTGGACTGGTCCAAGGTGAACTTTTGGTGGGGTGACGAGCGCTTTGTTGCCGCGGACCATCCCGACCGGAACACGAGGCAGGCGTTTGCTGCACTCCTGTCGAGCATTCCGGTTGATCCTGCAAGGATCAACCAGCCTGCCTCCTCGGATGACTTCGACACGCCCGAAGAAGCCGCCGCGGACTACGCGCGCAGGCTCCGGGAAGCAGCCCAGGCCGAACACGCTGCCGACATGTCCGATGACCGTCCGGACGAACCGGGAGTACTGCCGCGGCTGGACGTTGTGCTGCTGGGCGTTGGCCCGGACGCCCACATTGCCTCGCTCTTCCCGGAGCAGGGCGGAATCCGGGAGAAGGAGCGGACAGTGGTGGGCGTCCGCAATTCCCCCAAGCCGCCGCCCCAGCGGATTTCGCTCACGCTTCCCGCCATAAACACTGCTGCCGAGGTCTGGATGGTAGTGGCCGGCGAGGACAAGGCCGGCGCGGTGGGCCTGGCCCTGGCTGGCGCCAACCCGGTACAGGTACCGGCGGCCGGCCCGCGGGGAACCTCCCGCACGCTGTGGCTCATCGACGAAAACGCAGCGTCACGTGTCCCGCAGCAGCTCGTCCGGAAGGACGCCGCCGGCGCGTAG
- a CDS encoding glucose-6-phosphate dehydrogenase assembly protein OpcA — MIVDLPDTTTSKISKKITALREQGGVIALGRVLTLVVVTRSGLEEEAIEAANEASREHPCRIIVLADAGAQAPNRLDAQIRVGGDAGASEVIVLRGYGELAHESESLVAALLLPDAPIVAWWPHGAPENACETSVGRIAHRRITDSANEADPQMALENIRATYKAGDTDLAWTRLTNWRIQLAAVLDQVDSSPVTAVAVEGASDSPSTILLAAWLTLALDAPVTIVADPAGTGIRRVRLTRHSGDVQLFRPGLSVAELTQPGQPAQRISLPRRSLKDCLAEELRRLDPDEVFGEVITIGLPRTNLRSVRPSER, encoded by the coding sequence ATGATTGTAGATTTGCCGGACACCACCACCTCGAAGATCTCCAAGAAGATCACCGCCCTGCGTGAGCAGGGCGGCGTGATTGCCCTGGGCCGGGTCCTGACCCTGGTGGTCGTGACCCGCTCCGGTCTCGAGGAAGAAGCGATCGAGGCCGCGAACGAGGCCAGCCGCGAACACCCCTGCCGGATCATCGTCCTCGCCGACGCCGGAGCCCAGGCCCCGAACCGGCTCGACGCGCAGATCAGGGTCGGCGGTGACGCCGGCGCGTCCGAGGTCATCGTGCTCCGCGGCTACGGCGAGCTCGCCCACGAAAGCGAATCCCTGGTCGCGGCCCTGCTCCTGCCGGACGCACCGATCGTGGCCTGGTGGCCGCACGGGGCACCGGAGAACGCCTGCGAAACCTCCGTGGGCCGGATCGCGCACCGCCGGATCACCGACTCCGCGAACGAAGCGGACCCTCAAATGGCGCTGGAGAACATCCGGGCCACGTACAAGGCCGGGGACACCGACCTCGCCTGGACCCGGCTCACCAACTGGCGGATCCAGCTCGCGGCGGTCCTGGACCAGGTGGACTCCTCGCCCGTCACCGCCGTGGCCGTCGAAGGCGCCTCCGACTCCCCGTCCACGATCCTGCTCGCGGCCTGGCTGACCCTGGCCCTGGACGCGCCCGTGACCATCGTTGCGGACCCCGCCGGCACCGGCATCCGCCGCGTCAGGCTCACCCGCCACAGCGGCGACGTGCAGCTCTTCCGCCCCGGACTCTCCGTCGCGGAACTGACCCAGCCCGGACAGCCCGCCCAGCGCATCTCCCTGCCACGCCGCAGCCTCAAAGACTGCCTCGCCGAAGAACTCCGCCGCCTCGACCCCGACGAAGTGTTCGGCGAAGTGATTACTATTGGACTGCCACGTACCAATCTAAGGAGCGTCCGACCCAGTGAGCGTTGA